From a region of the Drosophila virilis strain 15010-1051.87 chromosome 3, Dvir_AGI_RSII-ME, whole genome shotgun sequence genome:
- the MCU gene encoding uncharacterized protein MCU isoform X5, with product MSKHGAVILSNIRQLLRRSNVRQFECCGLRLAPVTTTLATLHFWPGHEQQQHRTFSSSTHSDDDKEKLRKNLEKQEKPSPTAVWMQRAEEIRQKKLIKATTKKDDGETDDHSKNSTAYQIEAMTLANRMNAFRAKQRVKDEEINISKELKKSKFRIQQIKDRLVQSKKKYAVLEEQETKENVAEKVEKDEKQEVKKGVKTLSAKELIKRKQERHKKSLGLDPLNVKRYSNVKKVMKNPKRVFVKEDMKLPQVNKQKQLKMRIKRIKNSRRSDKSQVIER from the exons ATGTCCAAGCACGGTGCCGTTATCTTGAGCAACATTCGCCAGCTCCTGCGCCGCTCCAATGTGCGTCAGTTCGAATGCTGCGGCCTGCGTCTGGCGCCGGTGACCACGACTCTCGCAACATTG CACTTTTGGCCCGGCCatgaacaacagcagcacagaACCTTTAGCTCGTCAACGCATTCGGATGATGATAAGGAGAAGTTGCGGAAAAATCTCGAGAAGCAGGAAAAACCATCACCGACAGCTG TATGGATGCAGAGAGCCGAAGAAATCaggcaaaagaaattaattaaagcaacCACCAAAAAGGATGATGGCGAAACAGATGATCACTCAAAGAACTCTACAGCCTACCAAATAGAAGCGATGACCTTGGCAAACAGAATGAACGCCTTTAGGGCTAAGCAAAGGGTTAAAGATGAGGAAATTAACATTAGCAAAGAGTTAAAAAAGAGCAAATTTCGAATTCAACAAATCAAAGACCGTCTAGTccaatcaaaaaaaaagtacgcTGTGCTTGAAGAGCAAGAAACCAAAGAAAATGTGGCCGAGAAAGTTGAAAAAGATGAGAAACAAGAAGTTAAAAAGGGTGTCAAAACTCTCAGTGCAAAAGAATTGA TAAAGCGTAAACAAGAGAGACATAAGAAAAGCTTAGGACTTGATCCATTAAATGTGAAAAGATATAGCAATGTTAAGAAAGTTATGAAGAATCCGAAAAGAGTGTTTGTAAAAGAAGATATGAAGTTGCCGCAGGTCAACAAACAGAAGCAACTCAAAATGCGCATCAAGAGAATAAAGAATTCACGCAGATCTGATAAGTCGCAAGTAATTGAACGCTAG
- the MCU gene encoding DNA ligase 1 isoform X4 gives MSKHGAVILSNIRQLLRRSNVRQFECCGLRLAPVTTTLATLHFWPGHEQQQHRTFSSSTHSDDDKEKLRKNLEKQEKPSPTAVWMQRAEEIRQKKLIKATTKKDDGETDDHSKNSTAYQIEAMTLANRMNAFRAKQRVKDEEINISKELKKSKFRIQQIKDRLVQSKKKYAVLEEQETKENVAEKVEKDEKQEVKKGVKTLSAKELTVKRKQERHKKSLGLDPLNVKRYSNVKKVMKNPKRVFVKEDMKLPQVNKQKQLKMRIKRIKNSRRSDKSQVIER, from the exons ATGTCCAAGCACGGTGCCGTTATCTTGAGCAACATTCGCCAGCTCCTGCGCCGCTCCAATGTGCGTCAGTTCGAATGCTGCGGCCTGCGTCTGGCGCCGGTGACCACGACTCTCGCAACATTG CACTTTTGGCCCGGCCatgaacaacagcagcacagaACCTTTAGCTCGTCAACGCATTCGGATGATGATAAGGAGAAGTTGCGGAAAAATCTCGAGAAGCAGGAAAAACCATCACCGACAGCTG TATGGATGCAGAGAGCCGAAGAAATCaggcaaaagaaattaattaaagcaacCACCAAAAAGGATGATGGCGAAACAGATGATCACTCAAAGAACTCTACAGCCTACCAAATAGAAGCGATGACCTTGGCAAACAGAATGAACGCCTTTAGGGCTAAGCAAAGGGTTAAAGATGAGGAAATTAACATTAGCAAAGAGTTAAAAAAGAGCAAATTTCGAATTCAACAAATCAAAGACCGTCTAGTccaatcaaaaaaaaagtacgcTGTGCTTGAAGAGCAAGAAACCAAAGAAAATGTGGCCGAGAAAGTTGAAAAAGATGAGAAACAAGAAGTTAAAAAGGGTGTCAAAACTCTCAGTGCAAAAGAATTGA CAGTAAAGCGTAAACAAGAGAGACATAAGAAAAGCTTAGGACTTGATCCATTAAATGTGAAAAGATATAGCAATGTTAAGAAAGTTATGAAGAATCCGAAAAGAGTGTTTGTAAAAGAAGATATGAAGTTGCCGCAGGTCAACAAACAGAAGCAACTCAAAATGCGCATCAAGAGAATAAAGAATTCACGCAGATCTGATAAGTCGCAAGTAATTGAACGCTAG
- the jv gene encoding protein javelin, translated as MGNGYFRTSQTSTSSRQRDKRGKDSYSYQHNYVDRVRLEDTSGNHYQQHYAHHHQKTTHDPRCPQLRAAGWRHTHKSVSHLDLATSCHGAAGAGIDHRHRQLHHQTQHPHHPQPPLTPHAQPHWTQCRVGIATANDQSARQGQLRNARSLDYTQLEREENALDIAEFYWHFDAEAPLEQVDNYAVNDNFEPAAPSPTATAPVAATTAGTTAAGTAEATVTATFLDFGSESCSLRRSRSLAVIREETFSDLQIGSANSSRRRSQLIPRARLVNRGFFRESPRLHNKQQQNSASEQPAAEAEDAQSNTSSATTCDSHQQQQQQLLKQQQQQQQQQQQQQQQQLQHTHHHCPQRQRHQRDARDFDVYYDNLKRLDALALGLSEQLHPWHNDKSDLESLNSDYFKNSLHQSHSEQQQQPSSLEFEALEKAVTLLTERPRIYQSRRQQQQHRAHHHCHQQQQQQQQQQQQQHQQQRHIDLGAESCPEQSQSSVFPETTTSNSDDQTDSPSLSEQEYDLSHIEQIFQQCDSVDVEESYELISLTTTTRTRFESSEEEHGEEEDLTAAEESLTTPTETTASDSDGTLKRGHNEQLEKLIAYDSVYLSSEDSSECTLIGESCESFEQRTFTSCLESGELETRSLLHISIEDTVYEPQPKQHKKEEEREQEKGKPLLTNAKVEAQIFTQVLKVEQAPGSTINVGLTSSAASKPRILSVVEKRKLKQDELKQPVPPELKRQATDTFVVRTTHKSNLTENQYHSLPDVNIGVSLKVCENIDKELRTSYNLQRQQQRKESKRQKAGGDSGQVTRAETYDSIRRFGRAHQKARQKEYEERERQREKEESTHAAEKETKQDPAPAEAAVEVEIAVAAEPEQSQVDKEETFKQELPAPIEREVEVEQGVEAEEEPLPPPPPPITEDEFNEHYIDNESENDNDNLSVSLANLEQPKEAPVIEVANFSKLIERRAQEIRQRAKEQPVEQSQEQSQSFRIIVTDAQNNVIQTEAIQEEHAKSTTAVNSSQTATTATTTSVHSNSQRSLRRSSSSAGGKPLERRVLSAGAAIYKARPIKVLSTASSDSFGRQKMSRPQILHVVDSSSSGNGAASLRRRSSSRSIASNVSNGGGEVATEYLQKVDAVKCYWNKLAGNEPANPEAEKELSSRLHFQLGDKVTPENEKPPSGSSADYCSIMPPSIETVELGDGAQKATIVSAAPQEPQGEDDEDAAQFDHIRYKVLKSQQLIRSNILTARNKKEAQFDGLIQYLQDYSFQELLSNNNVVIVEPVRTKIERPLTVGAAQTAPPKPARLANTQQSTAPKKTRQRQVGGAGAKRHFFYQPVRVNRELYEDELPDPDTVRNVRRFFEQNVMPTPGQGILVQSQQKFGGSACQLSPKSRRARGYRYLTIDTSYGGSSAGTVVAEEQPKGMELLEEHKVKHWDNASLSSGISSGDLSSPCGECHNQTETMSKESPVLACKGVHVLDVVRRHNSNAANAKARAKLASRRTWCVGGAGAGDSRYRQIYEQNVGQAQLEAHTQEPEDDNHDDNDEDDDDVETDMCESYYVSNDVLAKIRECGSTVTYYGGKVLERQTPPTTASQINPQLIDGNTGSGTRFRVRQIETCHVCPPSESCKHEPEQQQPDSYQGIKFKLVKSNSCSSRLELAGADECDSMLTDTEMVRKMVHHFECNQPPGDGNLTINSQSTAAKTAQLQEATTRRQVTVNNHINVLREASTSTQEHNESQDVHDKQNGNGTTFQSQAMNIRLELSAGRGSGTDKPSNNSKVCRNKNVDLAYTLAKQQPPQAEKPLVNPGTPIANQRQSQAQKLAKQLNALDEQQTLPKIVKKPEIMAREQIIVPVEIHQTVSATATAVSQERRLSNASSSASIVDKTVVRHYVANDKSIYERRKYDEIEFEEFEVYDPAKELERQQQEQAEQTDQTEHSMDKRQTDGDLYDSLDDRM; from the exons CGGCAAGGACAGCTACAGCTATCAGCATAATTACGTGGATCGCGTGCGCCTGGAAGATACCAGCGGCAATCATTATCAGCAGCATTACGCGCACCACCACCAGAAAACCACACACGATCCACGCTGTCCGCAGCTGCGCGCCGCCGGCTGGCGACACACGCACAAATCCGTTTCGCATCTCGATTTGGCCACCAGCTGCCATGGCGCAGCTGGCGCTGGCATAGATCACAGGCACAGGCAACTGCACCATCAGACGCAACACCCGCATCATCCACAGCCGCCGCTGACGCCACACGCGCAGCCACATTGGACGCAGTGCCGCGTGGGCATTGCCACGGCAAACGACCAGTCCGCCAGACAGGGCCAGCTAAGGAACGCTCGCTCTTTGGACTACACGCAGCTTGAGCGTGAGGAGAACGCCTTAGATATAGCCGAGTTCTATTGGCATTTCGATGCGGAAGCGCCGCTTGAGCAGGTCGACAACTACGCGG TTAATGATAACTTTGAGCCAGCTGCACCGTCACCCACGGCCACAGCGCCAGTAGCTGCCACGACAGCTGGCACAACGGCGGCGGGCACAGCCGAAGCGACTGTTACGGCCACATTCCTTGACTTTGGCAGTGAGTCGTGCAGCTTGCGAAGATCGCGTAGTTTGGCCGTGATACGTGAGGAGACGTTTAGCGATCTGCAAATTGGCTCCGCAAACAGCAGTCGCCGGCGATCGCAGCTAATACCGCGTGCGCGGCTAGTTAATCGCGGTTTTTTCCGCGAATCGCCACG ACTgcacaacaaacagcagcaaaactCGGCGAGTGAACAGCCAGCGGCTGAGGCAGAGGACGCACAGAGCAACACAAGCAGCGCAACCACTTGCGATtcgcatcagcagcagcagcaacagttgctgaagcagcaacagcaacaacagcagcagcaacaacagcagcaacagcagcagctgcaacacacACATCATCATTGCccacagcggcagcgacatCAGCGCGACGCCCGCGACTTTGACGTCTACTACGATAATCTTAAACGCTTGGACGCCTTGGCATTGGGCCTGAGCGAGCAACTGCATCCGTGGCACAACGACAAGAGCGACTTGGAGAGCTTAAATTCAGACTATTTTAAAAACTCGCTGCATCAGAGCCActcggagcagcagcagcagccgtccTCTCTGGAGTTTGAGGCACTCGAAAAGGCGGTCACCCTGCTGACCGAAAGGCCCCGCATCTATCAATCGCgaagacagcaacagcagcaccggGCACATCATCACTgccatcaacagcagcagcagcagcagcagcagcaacagcaacagcatcagcagcagcggcacatTGATCTTGGCGCCGAGTCCTGTCCGGAACAAAGCCAGAGCAGCGTGTTCCCAGAGACTACAACTAGCAATTCGGACGATCAAACAGACAGTCCCTCGCTTTCCGAGCAGGAATACGATCTGTCGCACATTGAGCAAATCTTCCAGCAGTGCGATTCCGTAGACGTAGAGGAGAGCTACGAGCTTATCAGCCTAACGACAACGACACGCACACGCTTTGAGAGCAGCGAGGAGGAGCACGGCGAGGAGGAGGATCTGACTGCAGCCGAAGAGAGCCTAACCACGCCCACTGAGACAACAGCAAGCGACAGCGATGGCACTTTGAAGCGTGGACACAACGAACAGCTGGAAAAGCTCATTGCCTACGATTCGGTATATTTGTCTTCCGAGGATAGTTCCGAGTGCACACTGATTGGCGAGAGCTGCGAGTCCTTTGAGCAGCGCACGTTCACAAGCTGCCTGGAGAGCGGAGAGTTAGAGACACGCAGCCTGCTGCACATTTCCATAGAGGATACGGTATATGAGCCCCAACCGAAGCAGCACAAGAAGGAAGAAGAGCGGGAGCAAGAGAAGGGAAAACCCCTGCTGACCAACGCTAAGGTTGAGGCGCAGATCTTCACACAAGTTCTTAAAGTAGAACAGGCACCCGGCAGCACCATTAATGTGGGCCTCACCTCCAGTGCAGCCAGCAAGCCCAGGATTCTGAGTGTAGTCGAAAAACGGAAACTAAAACAGGACGAACTGAAGCAACCAGTGCCACCGGAACTTAAGCGCCAGGCAACTGACACCTTTGTGGTGAGGACGACGCACAAATCGAATCTTACTGAGAACCAATATCACAGTTTACCGGATGTAAATATTGGCGTTAGCCTTAAAGTGTGCGAGAACATTGACAAGGAGCTGAGGACATCCTACAATCTgcaaaggcaacagcagcgcaagGAATCCAAGCGACAAAAAGCCGGAGGCGACAGCGGGCAGGTAACACGAGCTGAGACCTACGACTCCATAAGACGGTTCGGACGTGCTCATCAGAAGGCCAGGCAAAAGGAATACGAGGAGCGCGAAAGGCAACGCGAAAAGGAAGAGTCCACTCACGCAGCGGAAAAGGAAACGAAGCAGGACCCAGCCCCGGCAGAGGCAGCGGTAGAGGTAGAAATTGCGGTAGCGGCAGAGCCAGAGCAGAGTCAAGTGGATAAAGAAGAAACTTTTAAACAGGAATTACCCGCACCAATTGAAAGGGAAGTCGAGGTTGAGCAGGGTGTAGAGGCGGAAGAGGAACCActgccaccaccaccgccgcccaTAACAGAGGACGAGTTTAACGAGCACTATATAGATAACGAGAGCGaaaacgataacgataacctATCAGTGTCCCTGGCAAACTTGGAGCAGCCAAAGGAAGCGCCTGTCATTGAGGTGGCCAATTTCAGCAAGCTAATCGAGCGACGCGCCCAGGAGATCAGGCAACGCGCCAAAGAGCAGCCAGTGGAGCAGTCCCAGGAACAGTCGCAATCGTTTCGCATCATTGTCACCGACGCGCAAAACAACGTCATCCAAACGGAAGCGATTCAAGAGGAGCACGCCAAATCAACCACAGCcgtcaacagcagccaaaCAGCGAcgacagcaactacaacatcAGTGCACTCGAATTCCCAGCGTTCTTTACGACGCTCGAGCAGCTCAGCAGGTGGCAAACCACTGGAACGTCGAGTGCTCAGCGCCGGTGCAGCCATTTACAAGGCCCGTCCCATTAAGGTGCTGTCAACGGCCAGCAGCGATTCATTTGGACGACAGAAAATGTCACGACCGCAGATTTTGCATGTtgtggacagcagcagcagcgggaacGGAGCGGCCAGCCTGCGGCGACGCAGTAGCTCACGCAGCATTGCCAGCAATGTCAGCAATGGCGGCGGCGAGGTAGCCACCGAATATCTGCAAAAAGTGGACGCAGTGAAATGCTACTGGAACAAGTTGGCGGGCAATGAGCCAGCCAATCCAGAGGCCGAGAAGGAGCTCAGCTCACGGCTGCATTTCCAGCTGGGCGACAAGGTAACCCCAGAGAATGAGAAGCCTCCAAGCGGCAGCAGTGCGGACTACTGCAGCATCATGCCGCCCTCCATTGAGACTGTGGAGCTGGGCGATGGCGCACAGAAGGCAACTATTGTGAGTGCCGCACCGCAGGAGCCGCAGGGCGAGGATGATGAGGATGCGGCACAATTTGATCATATACGCTACAAGGTGCTCAAGTCTCAGCAGCTCATCCGCAGCAACATACTGACTGCGCGCAACAAAAAGGAGGCGCAGTTTGATGGACTCATACAATACCTGCAGGATTACAGTTTTCAGGAACTGCTGAGCAACAATAATGTGGTCATTGTGGAGCCGGTTAGAACCAAAATCGAGCGACCCTTAACAGTGGGTGCAGCGCAAACAGCACCACCCAAGCCTGCCAGGCTGGCAAACACACAGCAGTCCACTGCGCCCAAGAAAACGAGACAGCGCCAGGTGGGCGGCGCGGGCGCCAAGAGACACTTTTTCTATCAGCCCGTTAGGGTGAACAGGGAACTTTACGAGGATGAGTTGCCCGATCCGGACACGGTGCGAAATGTGCGTCGCTTCTTTGAACAGAACGTAATGCCCACTCCCGGCCAGGGCATACTTGTGCAGTCCCAGCAAAAGTTTGGCGGCTCTGCTTGCCAGCTAAGTCCGAAGAGCCGCCGGGCACGTGGCTATCGCTATCTGACCATCGACACAAGCTATGGCGGCAGCTCGGCAGGCACTGTCGTAGCCGAGGAGCAGCCAAAGGGCATGGAGCTACTGGAGGAGCACAAAGTTAAGCACTGGGACAATGCGAGCCTATCGAGCGGCATATCCAGCGGTGATTTGTCATCGCCCTGCGGCGAATGTCATAATCAGACAGAGACCATGTCAAAGGAATCGCCAGTGCTTGCCTGCAAGGGTGTTCACGTTCTAGATGTGGTGCGGCGACACAATAGCAATGCGGCGAATGCCAAGGCCAGAGCCAAGCTGGCCAGTCGGCGCACCTGGTGCGTGGGCGGTGCTGGAGCTGGTGACTCGCGTTACCGGCAAATTTATGAGCAGAATGTGGGACAGGCGCAGCTGGAGGCGCACACGCAGGAGCCAGAGGACGATAAtcatgatgataatgatgaggATGATGACGATGTCGAGACGGACATGTGCGAGTCATATTATGTGAGCAAT GACGTACTAGCCAAAATACGCGAATGCGGCTCAACAGTTACCTACTATGGAGGCAAGGTACTGGAACGGCAGACGCCCCCAACAACAGCATCCCAGATAAATCCGCAGTTGATTGATGGAAATACGGGCAGTGGCACACGCTTTCGAGTGCGTCAAATCGAGACGTGCCATGTGTGTCCACCCAGTGAGAGCTGTAAACACGAGCcggagcaacagcaaccagaCTCCTATCAGG GCATTAAATTCAAGCTGGTCAAGtccaacagctgcagcagccgtcTGGAGCTGGCGGGCGCCGACGAATGCGACTCCATGCTGACAGACACTGAGATGGTGCGCAAAATGGTTCATCATTTTGAGTGCAACCAGCCACCGGGCGATGGCAATCTGACCATCAACAGTCAAAGCACCGCCGCCAAAACGGCACAGCTCCAGGAGGCGACAACTCGCCGACAAGTGACAGTAAATAATCACATCAATGTGCTAAGGgaggcgtcgacgtcgacgcagGAGCATAATGAAAGCCAAGATGTGCACGATAAGCAGAATGGAAACGGAACAACTTTTCAGAGCCAGGCCATGAACATACGCCTCGAATTAAGtgcggggcgtggcagcggcACTGATAAGCccagcaataacagcaaagTATGTCGCAATAAAAATGTGGATCTGGCCTATACGCTGGCCAAACAGCAGCCGCCCCAGGCAGAAAAGCCGCTTGTCAACCCAGGCACGCCCATTGCCAATCAGCGGCAATCACAAGCTCAGAAACTGGCCAAGCAATTGAATGCGCTGGATGAGCAGCAAACATTGccaaaaattgtcaaaaagcCGGAAATCATGGCTCGTGAGCAAATCATTGTCCCAGTCGAGATTCATCAGACGGTgtcggcgacggcgacggctgTGAGCCAGGAGCGTCGTCTGAGCAATGCCAGCAGCAGTGCGTCCATTGTGGACAAGACCGTGGTGCGACACTATGTAGCCAATGATAAAAGCATCTACGAGCGTCGCAAATACGATGAAATCGAGTTTGAGGAATTCGAGGTATACGATCCAGCCAAAGAGCTAGAGCGTCAGCAACAGGAGCAGGCGGAGCAGACAGATCAGACAGAACACTCCATGGATAAGCGACAGACAGATGGCGACCTCTATGACAGCCTGGACGATAGGATGTAG